Proteins from a genomic interval of Geodermatophilus obscurus DSM 43160:
- a CDS encoding sensor histidine kinase, with amino-acid sequence MKGALGSRGLRSRIVVGSAVGALLVSVVLVTTTWLLARSYLLDQREASLVRQAFADANVLGSRLATVGTEVGDVVAELTPSNGADVVVRSGDAWYSSSLDVGARYVPADLRSIVGEGSAGTVRLDTPEGPALLVGVPISSAGVDYYELAPLTELQQVLRTLAVVLGAGALAATAAGAAFGGWASRRALQPLEQVAGAATRIAGGELTTRLPPTEDPDLLAIVAGFNSMVDALAARIERDARFVGDVSHELRSPLTGVVTSVEVLAARRAELSPRADQALSLVEGELARFRQMLDDLLALARLDGAPPSDSGVPVSMTALVREVLAAGGYDGELLHADPDDATTVSGDKNALERAVRNLLDNAGRHAGGPTAVHVQRRDGAVLVSVDDGGPGVPVEDRERVFERFARGPRAARRSLPGAGLGLAIVAETASRHGGAAWCSAAPGGGARFSLSVPGCAR; translated from the coding sequence GTGAAGGGAGCCCTCGGGTCGCGGGGGCTGCGGTCGCGGATCGTGGTGGGCTCGGCCGTCGGCGCGCTGCTCGTGTCCGTCGTGCTGGTCACGACGACCTGGCTGCTGGCCCGCAGCTACCTGCTCGACCAGCGGGAGGCCTCGCTGGTCCGGCAGGCCTTCGCCGACGCCAACGTCCTCGGCAGCCGACTGGCGACCGTCGGCACGGAGGTGGGTGACGTCGTGGCGGAGCTGACTCCCTCCAACGGCGCCGACGTCGTCGTGCGCAGCGGCGACGCCTGGTACTCCTCGAGCCTGGACGTGGGTGCCCGCTACGTCCCCGCGGACCTGCGTTCGATCGTCGGCGAGGGCTCGGCCGGGACCGTTCGGCTGGACACCCCGGAAGGCCCGGCGCTGCTCGTCGGCGTCCCCATCAGCAGCGCCGGGGTGGACTACTACGAGCTGGCGCCGCTGACCGAGCTGCAGCAGGTGCTGCGCACGCTGGCCGTCGTGCTGGGCGCCGGGGCGCTGGCCGCCACGGCGGCGGGCGCGGCCTTCGGCGGGTGGGCCAGCCGCCGGGCGCTGCAGCCGCTGGAGCAGGTCGCCGGCGCGGCCACCCGGATCGCCGGAGGCGAGCTGACCACCCGTCTGCCGCCCACCGAGGACCCCGACCTGCTCGCCATCGTCGCCGGCTTCAACAGCATGGTCGACGCCCTGGCCGCGCGGATCGAGCGCGACGCCCGCTTCGTCGGCGACGTCAGCCACGAGCTGCGCAGCCCGCTCACCGGGGTGGTGACCAGCGTGGAGGTGCTCGCCGCCCGCCGCGCCGAGCTCTCGCCGCGCGCCGACCAGGCGCTGTCCCTCGTCGAAGGGGAGCTCGCCCGGTTCCGGCAGATGCTCGACGACCTGCTGGCCCTCGCTCGGCTGGACGGCGCCCCGCCGTCCGACTCCGGCGTCCCGGTGTCGATGACCGCGTTGGTGCGGGAGGTGCTGGCCGCCGGCGGGTATGACGGCGAGCTGCTGCACGCCGACCCGGACGACGCGACCACGGTGTCCGGCGACAAGAACGCCCTGGAGCGTGCGGTGCGCAACCTGCTCGACAACGCCGGCCGGCACGCCGGCGGCCCCACCGCCGTGCACGTGCAGCGGCGGGACGGCGCGGTCCTGGTCAGCGTGGACGACGGCGGGCCCGGCGTGCCCGTCGAGGACCGGGAGCGGGTGTTCGAACGATTCGCCCGCGGCCCCCGCGCCGCCCGCCGGTCGCTGCCCGGGGCCGGTCTGGGCCTGGCGATCGTCGCGGAGACCGCCTCCCGGCACGGCGGGGCCGCCTGGTGCAGCGCGGCCCCCGGAGGCGGGGCCCGCTTCAGCCTCTCCGTGCCCGGGTGTGCCCGGTGA
- a CDS encoding STAS domain-containing protein, translated as MLHTHDRALVATLDRSAGTIRVSGHLTSLGADLVRGTADQLRSDGHLRVTLDVRGVRAADDEGWAVLRELHRDFRRDGGELLIRG; from the coding sequence GTGCTCCACACCCACGACCGCGCCCTGGTCGCGACCCTCGACCGCAGCGCGGGCACCATCCGGGTCAGCGGCCACCTGACCTCGCTCGGCGCCGACCTGGTGCGCGGCACGGCCGACCAGCTCCGCAGCGACGGCCACCTCCGCGTGACCCTCGACGTCCGCGGCGTGCGCGCCGCTGATGACGAGGGCTGGGCGGTCCTCCGGGAACTGCACCGCGACTTCCGCCGGGACGGCGGTGAGCTGCTCATCCGGGGCTGA
- a CDS encoding STAS domain-containing protein — protein MTTAPARSRMDVGTQGDVVTVHLDDALLADGLADVRWLLHDALLVGARRLVVDLSGVQHLSSSAVASFLWAHRTCRARGGAVVLRRANRRTEDLLHRTGLWRVIQLESDRARG, from the coding sequence ATGACGACGGCTCCCGCGCGCAGCCGGATGGACGTCGGCACCCAGGGCGACGTGGTGACCGTGCACCTCGATGACGCCCTGCTCGCCGACGGGCTGGCCGATGTGCGGTGGCTGCTGCACGACGCGCTGCTGGTCGGCGCGCGCCGCCTCGTCGTCGACCTCTCCGGCGTGCAGCACCTGTCGAGCTCCGCCGTCGCGAGCTTCCTGTGGGCGCACCGCACCTGCCGAGCCCGCGGTGGCGCGGTCGTGCTGCGTCGCGCCAACCGGCGGACCGAGGACCTGCTGCACCGCACCGGCCTGTGGCGCGTCATCCAGCTGGAGTCCGACCGGGCGCGCGGCTGA
- a CDS encoding SF1B family DNA helicase RecD2, with the protein MGEARAGTVLEATLERITYANSQTGYTVARVDTGRGGDLVTVVGSLLGAQPGETLRLRGRWGAHPQYGRQFLVEDHTTVLPATVQGIRRYLGSGLVKGIGPRLAERIVDHFGTDALRVIEEEPGRLAEVPNLGPKRTRLITAAWEEQRAIKEVMVFLQGVGVSTSLAVRIYRQYGDASIGVVRNEPYRLAAEVWGIGFRTADTIAAAVGIPHDSPHRVEAGVQFVLSEATGQGHCFLPETELVAQAVEVLQVPAGLVGHCLALLVADQGVIREELPGRGGEPATAVYYLVPFHRAEISLAAGLRRLVDADVDRMPAFASVDWTAALSWLGRRTGVELAAGQQAAVRLALTERVAVLTGGPGCGKSFTVRSIVTLAAAKGARIVLAAPTGRAAKRLTELTGVEAVTVHRLLELRPGGDAAFDRDRPLEADLVVVDESSMLDLLLANKLVRAVPPGAHLLLVGDVDQLPSVGAGEVLRDLLAEGTPIPHVRLTEVFRQASRSGVVTNAHRVNAGSFPQVRGLDDFFLFSTDDAEEAARLTVDVVVRRIPARFGLDPRRDVQVLTPVHRGPAGAAVLNELLQEALTPARPDRAEKRFGGRVFRVGDKVSQIRNDYDKGANGVFNGTQGVVTAIDPVEQTLTVVTDEGEQIPYDFGELDELVHAYAVTVHRSQGSEYPCVVIPVTTSAWMMLQRNLLYTAVTRAKQLVVLVGSTRALGQAVRVTGSGRRHTALAHRLRGGPHRSAAAPTPLAVGAGRG; encoded by the coding sequence GTGGGGGAGGCGCGGGCCGGGACGGTCCTGGAGGCGACGCTGGAGCGGATCACGTACGCCAACTCCCAGACCGGCTACACGGTGGCCCGGGTGGACACCGGGCGGGGCGGCGACCTGGTCACCGTCGTGGGGTCGCTGCTGGGTGCGCAGCCCGGGGAGACGCTGCGGCTGCGCGGACGGTGGGGAGCGCACCCGCAGTACGGCCGGCAGTTCCTCGTCGAGGACCACACCACCGTGCTGCCGGCCACGGTGCAGGGCATCCGGCGCTACCTGGGCTCGGGGCTGGTCAAGGGGATCGGGCCCCGGCTGGCCGAGCGGATCGTGGACCACTTCGGCACCGACGCGCTGCGGGTGATCGAGGAGGAGCCGGGGCGGCTGGCCGAGGTGCCGAACCTGGGCCCCAAGCGGACGCGGCTGATCACCGCGGCCTGGGAGGAGCAGCGGGCCATCAAGGAGGTGATGGTCTTCCTGCAGGGGGTGGGCGTCTCCACCTCGCTGGCCGTGCGGATCTACCGCCAGTACGGCGACGCCTCGATTGGCGTGGTCCGCAACGAGCCCTACCGGCTGGCCGCCGAGGTGTGGGGCATCGGGTTCCGGACCGCGGACACGATCGCCGCCGCGGTGGGGATCCCGCACGACAGTCCGCACCGGGTCGAGGCGGGGGTGCAGTTCGTGCTCTCCGAGGCGACGGGGCAGGGTCACTGCTTCCTCCCGGAGACCGAACTGGTCGCCCAGGCGGTCGAGGTGCTGCAGGTCCCGGCGGGCCTGGTGGGTCACTGCCTGGCCCTGCTCGTCGCCGACCAGGGCGTGATCCGCGAGGAGCTGCCCGGTCGGGGCGGGGAGCCGGCGACGGCGGTGTACTACCTCGTCCCCTTCCACCGGGCGGAGATATCCCTGGCCGCCGGGTTGCGGAGGCTGGTGGACGCCGACGTCGACCGGATGCCGGCGTTCGCGAGCGTGGACTGGACCGCGGCACTGAGCTGGCTGGGCAGGCGCACCGGCGTCGAGCTCGCCGCCGGACAGCAGGCGGCGGTGCGCCTGGCACTGACCGAGAGGGTCGCCGTCCTCACCGGCGGTCCCGGCTGCGGCAAGAGCTTCACGGTGCGCTCCATCGTCACGCTGGCCGCGGCCAAGGGGGCGAGGATCGTGCTGGCCGCACCGACCGGCCGGGCGGCGAAGCGGCTGACCGAGCTGACCGGGGTCGAGGCGGTGACCGTGCACCGGCTGCTCGAGCTGCGGCCGGGCGGGGACGCCGCCTTCGACCGGGACCGGCCGCTGGAGGCCGACCTGGTCGTCGTCGACGAGTCCTCGATGCTGGACCTGCTGCTGGCGAACAAGCTGGTGCGGGCCGTCCCGCCGGGCGCGCACCTGCTGCTCGTGGGCGACGTCGACCAGCTGCCCTCGGTGGGCGCCGGCGAGGTCCTGCGCGACCTGCTCGCCGAGGGCACCCCGATCCCGCACGTGCGGCTGACCGAGGTCTTCCGGCAGGCCAGCCGGTCGGGGGTGGTCACCAACGCGCACCGCGTCAACGCCGGCAGCTTTCCGCAGGTCCGCGGCCTCGACGACTTCTTCCTGTTCAGCACCGACGACGCCGAGGAGGCCGCCCGGCTCACCGTCGACGTGGTGGTGCGCCGCATCCCGGCCCGCTTCGGCCTCGACCCCCGCCGGGACGTGCAGGTGCTGACCCCGGTGCACCGCGGGCCGGCCGGCGCCGCCGTGCTGAACGAGCTGCTGCAGGAGGCGCTCACCCCGGCCCGCCCCGACCGGGCGGAGAAGCGCTTCGGTGGGCGGGTGTTCCGCGTCGGGGACAAGGTCAGCCAGATCCGCAACGACTACGACAAGGGCGCCAACGGGGTCTTCAACGGCACCCAGGGCGTCGTCACCGCGATCGACCCGGTCGAGCAGACCCTCACCGTCGTCACCGACGAGGGGGAGCAGATCCCCTACGACTTCGGTGAGCTCGACGAGCTGGTCCACGCCTACGCCGTCACCGTCCACCGCTCCCAGGGCAGCGAGTACCCCTGCGTCGTCATCCCGGTGACCACCAGCGCCTGGATGATGCTGCAGCGCAACCTGCTCTACACCGCCGTCACCCGTGCCAAGCAGCTCGTGGTGCTCGTCGGCTCCACCCGGGCCCTCGGCCAGGCGGTCCGCGTCACCGGCTCCGGACGCCGGCACACCGCCCTCGCCCACCGCCTCCGGGGCGGACCGCACCGCAGCGCGGCTGCACCGACACCGCTCGCCGTCGGGGCCGGACGGGGCTGA
- a CDS encoding GerMN domain-containing protein: MNAGRWVTAGLLALVAGCGVPTGGAAEPIPDDEVPYGLTSATPTPDPPPSPVPSRMATEVHLVAPGDRLVPEPREVDGGSVTERLDALLGDLAEGPSPVERERQLSTALPPEIELDAADVTDGTAAIRIGGTTAAATGLDSRRAVAQIVLTATSVPGVDSVVLVRDGERVEAPLPSGQLTARPLTAADYAVLLLPDATPPAPSAAPPS; encoded by the coding sequence GTGAACGCCGGCCGCTGGGTGACCGCGGGTCTGCTCGCCCTCGTCGCCGGGTGCGGGGTGCCGACGGGCGGAGCGGCGGAGCCCATCCCGGACGACGAGGTGCCGTACGGGCTGACCTCGGCGACTCCGACGCCCGACCCGCCCCCCAGCCCCGTGCCGTCCCGGATGGCCACCGAGGTCCACCTGGTCGCACCTGGCGACCGGCTGGTGCCCGAACCGCGCGAGGTGGACGGCGGCTCGGTGACCGAGCGGCTCGACGCGCTGCTCGGCGACCTGGCCGAGGGGCCGAGCCCCGTGGAGCGCGAGCGGCAGCTGTCCACCGCGCTACCGCCCGAGATCGAGCTCGACGCCGCGGACGTCACCGACGGGACGGCGGCCATCAGGATCGGCGGCACCACCGCCGCGGCGACGGGGCTGGACAGCCGGCGCGCGGTCGCCCAGATCGTGCTCACCGCGACCAGTGTGCCGGGGGTCGACTCCGTCGTCCTGGTCCGGGACGGCGAGCGGGTCGAGGCGCCGCTGCCCTCCGGCCAGCTCACCGCGAGGCCACTGACGGCCGCCGACTACGCCGTCCTCCTGCTCCCTGACGCGACGCCGCCGGCACCGTCAGCCGCACCGCCCTCCTGA
- a CDS encoding response regulator transcription factor, which produces MTGVAPRLLVVEDDDPIRTALRWALEDEGYDVGEAASGEEALAAVGVTPPDLMVVDLMLGSMDGFTVIREVRREHDLPIIVVSARADTDDIVAALEAGADDYVTKPFQVKEITARLRALRRRATSGTPANHPVPEEVVLDSTLPALVLREAAGTVHRGGEQVPLTLTEFRLLCELASAPGRVFSRQVLLERVWEHGFFGDERIVDVHIRRLRTKVERDPGAPRVVVTVRGLGYRLDQR; this is translated from the coding sequence ATGACCGGAGTGGCTCCGCGTCTGCTGGTCGTCGAGGACGACGACCCGATCCGCACCGCCCTGCGGTGGGCGCTGGAGGACGAGGGCTACGACGTCGGGGAGGCCGCGAGCGGTGAGGAGGCGCTGGCCGCGGTCGGGGTGACGCCCCCGGATCTCATGGTCGTCGACCTGATGCTCGGTTCGATGGACGGGTTCACCGTCATCCGCGAGGTCCGCCGCGAGCATGACCTGCCGATCATCGTGGTCAGCGCCCGGGCGGACACCGACGACATCGTCGCGGCGCTGGAGGCCGGCGCCGACGACTACGTGACCAAGCCGTTCCAGGTCAAGGAGATCACCGCTCGGCTGCGGGCGCTGCGGAGGCGGGCGACGTCGGGCACCCCGGCCAACCACCCGGTGCCCGAGGAGGTGGTCCTCGACTCCACCCTGCCGGCGCTCGTGCTGCGCGAGGCGGCCGGCACGGTCCACCGCGGGGGCGAGCAGGTGCCGCTGACGCTGACGGAGTTCCGGCTGCTGTGCGAGCTGGCCTCGGCCCCGGGCCGGGTGTTCAGCCGGCAGGTGCTGCTGGAGCGGGTGTGGGAGCACGGCTTCTTCGGCGACGAGCGGATCGTCGACGTCCACATCCGGCGGTTGCGCACCAAGGTGGAGCGCGACCCGGGCGCGCCCCGGGTGGTGGTGACCGTCCGCGGGCTGGGGTACCGGCTGGACCAGCGGTGA
- a CDS encoding methionine ABC transporter ATP-binding protein, whose protein sequence is MIELTDVRKVFPARRRAGEVVAVDGVSLRVQAGEFAGVVGPSGSGKSTLVRLVNLLERPTSGSVTVDGQVLTDLPDDRVREARRSIGMVFQHFELLDSRTAAGNVEHPLELAGVGRAERRRRATELLDLVGLGERAEARPAQLSGGQKQRVAIARALAARPKVLLCDEATSALDQASTASVLELLRRVRSELGLTVLLITHEMAVVKAVCDSAVLLERGRVVDGGRLSEVLTRGHTPLADALLPAPVADAGAGHGGALLRVTVTDRTPETVVLQTLIGELGLAVEVAGGSVETVAGGRYGRLLLRVTGDLDRLEAGLRGLRDGGVVIERVPAHDGVAAGSGATR, encoded by the coding sequence GTGATCGAACTGACCGACGTCCGCAAGGTGTTCCCCGCCCGGAGACGCGCCGGGGAGGTGGTCGCCGTCGACGGGGTCAGCCTGCGGGTGCAGGCCGGTGAGTTCGCCGGCGTGGTGGGCCCAAGCGGCTCGGGGAAGAGCACGCTGGTCCGCCTGGTGAACCTGCTGGAGCGACCCACGTCCGGGTCGGTGACCGTGGACGGGCAGGTGCTCACCGACCTGCCCGACGACCGGGTCCGCGAGGCCCGCCGCTCCATCGGGATGGTCTTCCAGCACTTCGAGCTGCTGGACTCGCGCACGGCCGCGGGGAACGTCGAGCACCCGCTCGAGCTGGCCGGGGTGGGCCGGGCCGAGCGCCGCCGCAGGGCCACCGAGCTGCTGGACCTGGTCGGGCTGGGGGAGCGGGCCGAGGCGCGCCCGGCGCAGCTGTCCGGCGGCCAGAAGCAGCGGGTGGCCATCGCCCGCGCGCTGGCCGCCCGCCCGAAGGTGCTGCTCTGCGACGAGGCCACCTCCGCCCTGGACCAGGCCAGCACGGCCAGCGTGCTGGAGCTGCTGCGCCGGGTGCGCTCCGAGCTCGGGCTGACCGTCCTGCTCATCACCCACGAGATGGCGGTGGTGAAGGCCGTGTGCGACAGCGCCGTGCTGCTCGAGCGGGGCCGGGTCGTCGACGGCGGCCGGCTGAGCGAGGTGCTGACCCGCGGGCACACGCCGCTGGCCGACGCCCTGCTGCCCGCACCGGTGGCCGACGCCGGCGCGGGACACGGCGGGGCGCTCCTGCGGGTGACGGTCACCGACCGCACGCCGGAGACCGTCGTCCTGCAGACCCTCATCGGTGAGCTCGGGCTGGCCGTCGAGGTCGCCGGCGGCTCGGTGGAGACCGTCGCCGGCGGGCGGTACGGGCGGTTGCTGCTGCGCGTCACCGGGGACCTCGACCGGCTGGAGGCAGGCCTGAGGGGGCTGCGCGACGGTGGCGTCGTCATCGAGCGGGTGCCCGCGCACGACGGCGTGGCCGCCGGTTCGGGGGCGACCCGGTGA